In a genomic window of Thermogemmata fonticola:
- a CDS encoding Gfo/Idh/MocA family protein produces the protein MTETPNRREFLNVAVASGLAVSSMPHLYAAGSDTLRVGLVGCGGRGTGAAREALRADPNVKLVAMCDAFMDRLQISLNNLLKVPDIASKIDVPPERCFDGFDGYKKLLECVDVVLLCTPPGFRPLHLRAAIDAGKHVFCEKPLAVDVPGVRSVIESAQLAKKKGLALCSGFCFRYEQAKRETIKRLHDGMIGDIRALHITYLTGPLWWRGQDPKWTEMEYQMRNWYYFTWLSGDFIVEQHCHNFDKANWVLQGAIPISAMGVGGRQVRTDPKYGNIYDHFAVTLEFPNGVKIFSACRQMPNCPSDINDHIIGTQGQCHLMRHRIERYDGKVWEFSGESKNMYQVEHDELFASIRSGKPINDGESAAHSTALAIFAREAAYTGQRLTWKQFMASQTSLAPKVYAWGPNPVPPVPMPGVYRLS, from the coding sequence TACGCTGCTGGAAGTGATACGCTCCGGGTTGGTTTGGTTGGCTGTGGCGGCCGGGGAACAGGCGCAGCCCGCGAGGCTCTGCGTGCGGACCCCAACGTCAAGCTTGTGGCTATGTGTGATGCCTTCATGGACCGCCTGCAAATCAGTCTCAATAACCTGCTCAAGGTACCGGACATTGCCTCGAAGATCGATGTGCCACCCGAACGATGCTTTGACGGCTTCGATGGATACAAGAAACTACTTGAATGTGTGGATGTCGTTCTCTTGTGTACTCCTCCGGGATTCCGTCCTCTCCATCTGCGAGCCGCGATTGATGCTGGCAAACATGTCTTCTGCGAGAAACCGCTGGCGGTGGATGTACCGGGAGTCCGTTCCGTGATCGAGAGCGCTCAGTTGGCGAAAAAGAAGGGTTTGGCTCTCTGCTCCGGCTTCTGCTTCCGCTATGAACAAGCCAAGCGCGAGACCATCAAACGGCTTCATGACGGTATGATCGGAGACATTCGGGCCTTGCATATTACCTACCTTACTGGCCCGCTCTGGTGGCGTGGTCAGGACCCGAAATGGACCGAGATGGAATACCAAATGCGAAATTGGTACTACTTCACGTGGCTTTCAGGGGATTTTATCGTCGAACAACACTGTCATAACTTTGACAAAGCTAATTGGGTGCTCCAAGGGGCCATCCCGATTTCGGCGATGGGAGTCGGGGGGCGGCAAGTCCGGACGGACCCGAAATATGGGAATATCTATGACCACTTTGCCGTGACTTTGGAGTTTCCCAACGGCGTGAAAATCTTCTCCGCCTGCCGCCAAATGCCCAACTGCCCCTCCGATATCAATGACCACATCATCGGAACGCAAGGACAATGCCATCTCATGCGGCATCGAATTGAACGCTACGATGGTAAGGTTTGGGAATTCAGTGGTGAGTCGAAGAACATGTATCAAGTGGAACACGACGAGTTGTTCGCCAGCATTCGTTCTGGCAAGCCTATTAACGATGGGGAAAGTGCCGCTCACAGCACAGCATTAGCCATCTTCGCCCGCGAAGCCGCCTATACCGGCCAACGCCTGACTTGGAAACAATTCATGGCTTCGCAAACCTCACTCGCCCCGAAAGTGTACGCTTGGGGACCTAATCCGGTGCCGCCGGTTCCCATGCCTGGTGTCTATCGTTTGTCATGA